The proteins below are encoded in one region of Puntigrus tetrazona isolate hp1 chromosome 5, ASM1883169v1, whole genome shotgun sequence:
- the zc4h2 gene encoding zinc finger C4H2 domain-containing protein — protein sequence MTDEQEIMCKLENIKEIRNKTIQMEKIKSRLRSEFEALESEEKHLREYKQEMDLLLQEKMAHVEELRLIHADINVMENTIKQSESDLNKLLESTRRLHDEYKPLKEHVDALRMTLGLQRLPDLSQEEEKLSLDYFEKQKAEWQTEPQEPPIPESLAAAAAAAQQLQAARKQDARQTATFRQQPPPMKACLSCHQQIHRNAPICPLCKAKSRSRNPKKPKRKPDE from the exons ATGACGGACGAACAAGAGATAATGTGCAAGCTTGAAAACATCAAAGAAATAAG GAATAAGACAATTCAGATGGAAAAGATCAAATCTCGGCTGAGGAGTGAGTTTGAAGCTCTGGAGTCAGAGGAGAAGCACCTGAGAGAGTACAAACAGGAAATGGATCTTCTGCTGCAAGAGAAAATGGCTCACGTAGAAGAGCTGCGTCTCATACATGCTGATATTAATGtg ATGGAAAACACTATCAAACAGTCTGAAAGTGACTTGAACAAACTGCTGGAGTCAACCAGACGTCTCCACGATGAATACAAGCCACTGAAAGAACACGTGGATGCCCTGAGGATGACCCTGGGCTTACAGAGACTCCCCGACCTCAGCCAGGAAGAGGAGAAGCTCTCATTGGA CTACTTCGAAAAGCAAAAGGCTGAGTGGCAGACAGAACCACAGGAGCCTCCTATCCCAGAATCCTTAGCGGCGGCGGCGGCTGCAGCCCAGCAGCTTCAAGCTGCACGGAAACAGGATGCCAGACAGACAGCGACATTCCGCCAGCAGCCACCTCCTATGAAG GCTTGTCTGTCCTGCCACCAGCAAATCCATCGGAACGCACCGATCTGTCCTCTCTGCAAAGCCAAAAGCCGCTCACGCAACCCTAAAAAACCCAAGAGAAAACCCGACGAGTAA
- the shisa2a gene encoding shisa family member 2a, protein MTPSVSCALFLFVSVVLPVSFALSGEYCHGWTDSFNSWHRGFQCPERFDGEDARYCCGTCALRYCCTYAEARLDQSTCDTGSEPEITGDVKKMTESVPTYLPFVIVVSAFLSFVLVGAVVSICCCQCVKPKASDRPAGPSAAQTSLLESGGPSVDSSTPSRTSTSGSSMTNARPPPSELSVNLYGPMGNAFPPSQSQQYVAPLPQGAPQFYQPYMNYALPPERSMLMAPAFLDARPAFGQPFPQAPMHTEPIYPPVTI, encoded by the exons ATGACTCCGTCTGTATCTTGTGCGCTCTTTCTGTTTGTATCAGTCGTTCTCCCGGTGTCTTTTGCATTATCGGGAGAATATTGTCATGGTTGGACGGACTCCTTCAATTCTTGGCACCGGGGATTCCAGTGTCCGGAGCGCTTTGACGGCGAGGATGCGCGCTACTGCTGCGGTACTTGCGCGCTGAGATACTGCTGTACGTACGCGGAGGCGCGCCTCGATCAGAGCACCTGCGATACCGGCTCCGAGCCAGAGATCACGGGCGACGTGAAAAAGATGACAGAAAGTg TTCCAACCTATCTGCCCTTTGTGATTGTGGTGAGTGCGTTCCTGTCGTTCGTTCTGGTTGGTGCGGTTGTGTCTATCTGCTGCTGCCAGTGCGTGAAACCCAAAGCGAGTGATCGGCCAGCGGGGCCATCTGCTGCTCAGACCAGCCTGTTGGAGTCCGGAGGGCCCTCGGTGGACAGCTCTACACCGTCCCGCACCTCCACCTCAGGCTCCTCCATGACAAACGCTCGCCCTCCACCATCCGAGCTCAGCGTGAACCTCTACGGCCCGATGGGAAACGCGTTCCCACCCTCTCAGTCCCAGCAGTATGTTGCTCCACTCCCACAGGGGGCACCACAGTTCTACCAGCCCTACATGAATTATGCTCTTCCCCCCGAACGCAGTATGCTGATGGCCCCTGCGTTCTTGGACGCCCGTCCTGCGTTTGGGCAGCCTTTTCCTCAGGCCCCCATGCACACTGAGCCCATTTATCCCCCTGTCACTATCTGA